One window from the genome of Streptomyces sp. WZ-12 encodes:
- a CDS encoding alpha/beta hydrolase, which translates to MHHTPGDRPYDPRRLYRSPRRGLIGRTRRTRSWDGRSARPRWRMSFLTGLVAVLGLCVYPAVKYLDVLNDTGEPMSFSRSLPEGVPGPAPAVASDPAVRMPTGPRADFRTAATLGDGTKIGVTTLRGEKSGFTGEVWVWAPKEYYEDRYRNSAFPVLIALPGSYGFPVNYWSSPQLKLQKTVTDLAALGRGRPFIVAMPVLNPGKRYYDGSDIPGQPKMGTWMSDDVPDLVRANFRTFTSRDGWAFMGSSSGGFVALKQVLAHPDRFKAVIASGPDTRPDSPLWRGHEAAKRANDPEWLAQRLAARPGAPDVFIQFQIGTQEGGRANLERFVQRYAKGPVHARVHVIEGGGHNARSYVRGMRDASLEAVSRVLRGPTPTP; encoded by the coding sequence ATGCATCACACCCCCGGGGACCGCCCGTACGACCCGCGCCGGCTGTACCGCAGCCCCCGCCGCGGCCTCATCGGCCGTACCCGCCGCACCCGTTCATGGGACGGCCGGTCGGCCCGCCCCCGGTGGCGGATGTCCTTCCTCACCGGCCTGGTCGCCGTGCTCGGCCTCTGCGTCTACCCCGCCGTCAAGTACCTGGACGTGCTGAACGACACCGGTGAGCCGATGTCGTTCAGCCGGTCGCTGCCCGAGGGCGTGCCCGGCCCGGCGCCGGCGGTCGCGTCGGACCCGGCCGTCCGGATGCCGACCGGCCCGCGGGCCGACTTCCGTACGGCGGCGACGCTCGGCGACGGCACGAAGATCGGCGTCACCACCCTGCGCGGCGAGAAGTCGGGGTTCACCGGAGAGGTGTGGGTCTGGGCGCCGAAGGAGTACTACGAGGACCGCTACCGGAACAGCGCCTTCCCCGTCCTGATCGCCCTCCCCGGCAGCTACGGCTTCCCCGTCAACTACTGGAGCAGCCCTCAGCTCAAGCTCCAGAAGACGGTCACGGACCTGGCGGCCCTGGGGCGCGGCAGGCCGTTCATCGTGGCGATGCCGGTCCTCAATCCCGGCAAGCGCTACTACGACGGCAGCGACATCCCCGGGCAGCCGAAGATGGGCACCTGGATGTCCGACGACGTGCCCGACCTGGTCAGGGCCAACTTCCGGACGTTCACCAGCCGGGACGGGTGGGCGTTCATGGGTTCCTCGTCCGGTGGTTTCGTCGCCCTGAAGCAGGTCCTGGCGCACCCGGACCGCTTCAAGGCGGTGATCGCCAGCGGCCCGGACACCCGCCCGGACTCGCCCCTGTGGCGGGGCCACGAGGCGGCGAAGCGGGCCAACGACCCCGAGTGGCTGGCGCAGCGCCTGGCCGCCCGCCCCGGTGCCCCGGACGTCTTCATCCAGTTCCAGATAGGCACGCAGGAGGGCGGCCGGGCCAATCTGGAGCGGTTCGTGCAGCGGTACGCCAAGGGGCCGGTCCACGCCCGGGTGCACGTCATCGAGGGCGGCGGCCACAACGCCCGCAGCTACGTCCGCGGGATGCGGGACGCGAGCCTGGAAGCCGTCAGCCGGGTCCTGCGCGGCCCGACGCCGACGCCGTAG